Proteins encoded by one window of Gemmatimonas aurantiaca:
- a CDS encoding acyclic terpene utilization AtuA family protein, translating into MSQESNGRVVRVASGQGFWGDWLEAPRRQVEGGQVDYLMLDYLAEVTMSIVQKQKERDPRMGYARDFVGAMESVFPAVADRGVKVIANAGGVNPNACADAVLEAASKHGVRGKIRIGVVTGDDILDRLDELLAAGHELRNMDTNEPLSTIRDRVLSANAYIGSTPIVEALQRGANVVVTGRSTDTALTMAPLRHEFGWAADDWNRLAAGIVAGHILECGAQCSGGNCLHDWRNIPDLANVGYPIAEARADGTFVITKHPGTGGRVSVPSVTEQLVYEMGDPHAYITPDVVADFTSIQLEADGENRVRVHGITGGPPTPFLKVSIAYRSGYKAVGTLVYSWPDAMEKAQVADRVLRERLDRLGLKFDQVLSEFVGATATHGSLAGDGREAPEVQYRIGVRGGDKASIERFAREIAPLVLNGPPSVTGFAGGRPKVEEIVAYWPALLDKRAVSTAVAIVE; encoded by the coding sequence ATGTCGCAGGAATCGAACGGCCGCGTGGTTCGCGTGGCCAGCGGTCAGGGCTTCTGGGGGGACTGGCTCGAAGCCCCGCGTCGTCAGGTGGAAGGTGGTCAGGTCGACTACCTCATGCTCGACTATCTCGCCGAAGTCACGATGTCCATCGTGCAGAAGCAGAAGGAACGCGATCCGCGCATGGGATATGCGCGCGATTTCGTGGGCGCGATGGAGAGTGTGTTCCCGGCCGTGGCCGATCGTGGCGTGAAGGTCATCGCCAATGCGGGCGGTGTGAACCCGAACGCCTGCGCCGACGCCGTGCTGGAAGCGGCCAGCAAACACGGTGTACGCGGCAAGATCCGCATCGGCGTGGTGACGGGCGACGACATCCTCGATCGTCTGGACGAGTTGCTGGCGGCGGGCCATGAGCTTCGCAACATGGACACCAACGAGCCGCTGTCGACCATCCGCGACCGGGTGCTGTCGGCCAATGCGTACATCGGGTCCACTCCCATCGTGGAGGCGTTGCAGCGCGGCGCCAACGTGGTGGTCACGGGGCGCAGCACCGACACCGCGCTCACGATGGCGCCGCTGCGTCATGAATTCGGCTGGGCGGCGGACGACTGGAACAGGCTGGCCGCCGGCATCGTGGCGGGACACATCCTCGAATGTGGGGCGCAGTGTTCGGGCGGCAACTGCCTGCACGACTGGCGCAACATCCCCGATCTCGCGAACGTGGGCTATCCCATCGCCGAGGCGCGGGCCGATGGCACGTTCGTCATCACGAAGCATCCCGGTACGGGCGGCCGCGTGAGTGTGCCGAGCGTGACGGAGCAGCTCGTGTACGAGATGGGGGATCCGCATGCGTACATCACGCCCGACGTGGTGGCCGACTTCACGAGCATCCAGCTGGAAGCGGACGGCGAGAATCGCGTGCGTGTGCATGGCATCACCGGCGGCCCGCCGACGCCGTTCCTCAAGGTGTCCATCGCCTATCGCTCGGGGTACAAGGCCGTGGGCACGCTGGTGTATTCGTGGCCCGACGCCATGGAGAAGGCGCAGGTCGCCGATCGGGTGCTGCGTGAGCGTCTGGACCGACTTGGCCTCAAGTTCGATCAGGTGCTGAGTGAGTTCGTGGGCGCGACGGCCACCCATGGTTCGCTGGCCGGTGACGGCCGCGAGGCGCCGGAAGTGCAGTACCGCATCGGCGTGCGTGGCGGCGACAAGGCGTCCATCGAGCGCTTCGCGCGCGAGATCGCGCCGCTGGTGCTCAATGGCCCGCCGAGTGTGACCGGTTTTGCCGGCGGCCGCCCGAAGGTCGAAGAGATCGTGGCCTACTGGCCCGCGCTGCTCGACAAGCGCGCCGTGTCCACCGCTGTAGCCATCGTGGAGTAA
- a CDS encoding CerR family C-terminal domain-containing protein, whose amino-acid sequence MRRAARAVRTDGEATRARILEAAGELFAASGFAETTNKAVAAKAGVDLASINYHFGSRSGLYQAVLAEAHRRVMDLADLQRLALTPLPASDKLRMLIDQLVRRATSDADGWHLTVLAGEILAPSSHIQVLFQSEVSLKIPVVTGILSEVTGIPVDAPAMLLCLLNVAAPCLLLVIGRRGIPGPPQAILKTPHDRIVEHLHRFAIAGLQAIGRDYADAAAQRGVGL is encoded by the coding sequence ATGCGCAGAGCCGCTCGGGCAGTTCGCACGGATGGTGAAGCGACCCGGGCCCGCATCCTGGAGGCGGCGGGAGAGCTGTTCGCTGCGTCGGGGTTCGCCGAAACCACGAACAAGGCCGTCGCGGCGAAGGCCGGTGTGGACCTGGCCTCGATCAACTACCACTTCGGCAGCCGGAGTGGCCTCTATCAGGCGGTTCTGGCGGAGGCGCATCGCCGGGTGATGGACCTGGCCGATCTGCAGCGGCTCGCCCTCACGCCGCTCCCGGCATCGGACAAGCTCCGCATGCTCATCGATCAGTTGGTGAGACGGGCGACCAGTGATGCGGACGGGTGGCATCTGACCGTGCTGGCGGGAGAGATTCTCGCGCCGTCCTCACACATTCAGGTGCTGTTTCAATCGGAGGTGTCCCTGAAGATTCCGGTCGTAACCGGCATCCTCAGTGAGGTCACCGGCATCCCCGTGGATGCGCCGGCCATGCTGTTGTGCCTGCTCAATGTGGCCGCACCCTGTCTGCTGCTGGTGATCGGCCGGCGCGGTATCCCCGGGCCTCCGCAGGCGATTCTGAAAACGCCGCACGACAGGATCGTGGAGCACCTGCATCGGTTCGCCATCGCGGGACTGCAGGCGATCGGCCGCGACTATGCCGACGCCGCGGCTCAGCGCGGCGTCGGCTTGTAG
- a CDS encoding HlyD family efflux transporter periplasmic adaptor subunit, with amino-acid sequence MKKPLILLVAVAAVTLAAWTSWRLLGDRDNTDELVLHGNVDIRQIALAFEGSGRVASLHAEEGDHVKAGTVLAELDTRTLTLQAEQAQALVEVQRQVVSRLRSGSRPQELSQARSRVTAAETDAARAKADFERLRILAGNTQGRGVSAQDLDHAARALQVADARVAEQRDALRLTELGPRAEDVAGARAQLQAAEAQLALLKHQIAQGKLEAPADAVVRSRLLEPGDMATPQKPVFALALTQPKWVRVYVGEPDLGRITSGMPARVVTDGQPDRPIMGKVGYISSVAEFTPKSVQTEELRTSLVYEVRVLVEDPGDVLRLGQPATVHVTRAAAK; translated from the coding sequence ATGAAGAAGCCTCTGATACTCCTCGTCGCCGTAGCCGCGGTGACGCTCGCCGCCTGGACGTCGTGGCGTCTCCTCGGCGACCGTGACAACACGGACGAATTGGTGCTTCACGGCAATGTCGACATCCGCCAGATCGCCCTGGCTTTCGAAGGCAGCGGACGCGTGGCGAGTCTGCACGCCGAGGAAGGGGATCATGTGAAGGCGGGGACGGTGTTGGCGGAACTGGACACCCGCACACTGACACTGCAGGCCGAACAGGCGCAGGCGTTGGTCGAAGTGCAACGGCAAGTCGTATCGCGGCTGCGCAGCGGATCGCGTCCTCAGGAGCTGTCCCAGGCCCGCAGTCGGGTGACGGCGGCGGAGACCGACGCCGCCCGTGCGAAGGCCGACTTCGAACGGCTGCGGATCCTTGCCGGCAACACGCAGGGACGTGGCGTGAGTGCACAGGACCTCGATCACGCCGCCCGGGCGCTGCAGGTGGCCGACGCACGGGTCGCGGAGCAACGGGACGCCCTGCGTCTCACAGAACTGGGACCGCGTGCCGAGGATGTGGCCGGTGCCCGGGCGCAACTTCAGGCGGCGGAGGCGCAACTGGCGTTGCTGAAACATCAGATCGCGCAGGGCAAACTCGAAGCACCGGCCGATGCCGTGGTCCGTTCGCGTCTGCTCGAACCCGGCGACATGGCGACACCACAGAAGCCGGTTTTCGCGCTGGCACTGACACAGCCCAAGTGGGTGCGTGTCTACGTGGGCGAACCCGACCTCGGCCGGATCACGTCTGGCATGCCGGCGCGCGTGGTCACCGATGGACAGCCCGACAGGCCGATCATGGGCAAGGTGGGATACATCTCGTCGGTGGCCGAATTCACACCCAAGTCGGTGCAGACCGAGGAACTGCGTACCAGTCTCGTCTACGAGGTGCGTGTGCTGGTCGAGGACCCTGGGGATGTGTTGCGTCTGGGGCAACCGGCGACGGTTCATGTAACGCGCGCTGCCGCGAAGTGA
- a CDS encoding ATP-binding cassette domain-containing protein, giving the protein MSTADSTVAAEGVRKVFTAPSGGPLLAVDNVSLTVRAGELTALVGPDGAGKTTLLRMMAGLLRPDAGRLHVLGIDVAHDPQAVQDRISYMPQRFGLYEDMSVQENLDLYADLHGVPQHVRRERFARMLEMTDLARFTDRLAGNLSGGMKQKLGLACTLVRSPDLLLLDEPSVGVDPLSRRDLWTIVQQLVDDENLSVIVSTAYMDEAERCAQVFVMHEGRLLADGTPAALTARAHGLTFTATPPVGVPARNLQAHLIDADALIIDAVPRGGAVCFIRRPETNEQALDALLGDIAHQARPEELEDAFMMLLRQHQERSAPSDTSAKVPTVAFGVAPEGARVRASAGTSADDSGPVIVVRDLVRKFGDFTAVASTSFDVARGEIFGLLGPNGAGKTTTFRMLCGLLPATSGHLEVAGLNLRTARAKARGRIGYVSQKFALYGNLTVRENLEFFGGAYGLHGETRRVRVAAMIDQFGLEPRAVSGLLPTGYKQRLAMAAGLLHEPEILFLDEPTSGIDPLARRAFWRTITTLAQSGVTIIVTTHFMEEAEYCDRIAIQDGGKVLALGTPQEVREQAGGDGSTDMNQAFIAIVEQGRANGSRPAGRVLT; this is encoded by the coding sequence ATGAGCACCGCCGATTCCACGGTCGCCGCCGAGGGTGTGCGCAAGGTGTTCACCGCGCCGAGCGGCGGCCCATTGCTCGCCGTCGACAACGTGTCGCTCACCGTGCGGGCGGGTGAACTGACAGCGCTGGTGGGGCCGGATGGGGCAGGCAAGACCACGCTCCTGCGCATGATGGCGGGGCTGCTCCGGCCCGACGCCGGTCGTCTGCATGTGCTGGGTATCGACGTGGCTCACGATCCGCAGGCGGTGCAGGACCGCATCAGCTACATGCCGCAGCGCTTCGGGTTGTACGAGGACATGAGCGTGCAGGAGAATCTCGACCTGTATGCCGATCTGCATGGCGTTCCGCAGCACGTGCGTCGTGAACGTTTCGCGCGCATGCTGGAGATGACCGACCTGGCCCGCTTCACCGATCGACTGGCGGGCAATCTGTCGGGCGGCATGAAGCAGAAGCTGGGGTTGGCCTGCACACTGGTGCGCTCACCCGATCTGTTGTTGCTGGACGAGCCCAGTGTAGGCGTGGACCCGTTGTCGCGGCGCGACCTGTGGACCATCGTGCAACAGCTCGTCGACGACGAGAACCTGAGCGTGATCGTCAGCACGGCTTACATGGACGAAGCCGAACGCTGCGCGCAGGTGTTCGTGATGCATGAAGGCCGCCTGCTGGCCGACGGCACACCGGCGGCGCTCACCGCACGTGCCCACGGACTGACGTTCACGGCGACGCCGCCGGTGGGTGTGCCCGCGCGCAATCTGCAGGCGCATCTGATCGACGCCGACGCGCTGATCATCGATGCGGTGCCCAGGGGCGGGGCGGTGTGTTTCATCCGGCGTCCCGAGACGAATGAGCAGGCACTCGACGCACTGCTGGGCGATATCGCACACCAGGCACGACCGGAGGAACTCGAGGACGCCTTCATGATGCTGCTGCGCCAGCATCAGGAGAGGAGCGCTCCATCCGACACTTCCGCGAAGGTTCCGACTGTTGCTTTTGGCGTCGCTCCAGAAGGTGCACGGGTCAGGGCCAGCGCCGGAACCAGCGCCGACGACAGCGGGCCGGTGATCGTCGTGCGCGATCTGGTGCGCAAGTTCGGCGATTTCACCGCCGTGGCCAGCACGTCGTTCGACGTGGCCCGGGGAGAGATCTTCGGGCTGCTGGGGCCCAACGGCGCAGGGAAAACCACGACCTTTCGCATGCTGTGCGGCCTGCTGCCGGCCACCAGCGGGCATCTCGAGGTGGCGGGGCTCAATCTGCGCACGGCTCGCGCGAAGGCCCGCGGACGCATCGGATATGTCTCCCAGAAATTCGCGTTGTATGGCAATCTGACCGTGCGCGAGAACCTGGAGTTCTTTGGCGGCGCCTACGGATTGCACGGTGAGACCCGGCGCGTGCGGGTGGCTGCGATGATCGATCAGTTCGGCCTCGAGCCCAGGGCTGTCAGCGGGCTGTTGCCCACCGGCTACAAACAGCGCCTGGCCATGGCTGCCGGCCTGTTGCACGAGCCGGAAATCCTGTTCCTCGACGAACCCACGAGCGGCATCGACCCACTGGCCCGCCGGGCGTTCTGGCGCACCATCACCACACTCGCGCAGAGTGGCGTGACCATCATCGTGACCACGCACTTCATGGAGGAAGCGGAATACTGCGACCGCATCGCCATCCAGGATGGCGGGAAGGTGCTGGCCCTTGGCACACCACAGGAGGTTCGTGAACAGGCCGGGGGTGATGGCAGCACGGACATGAACCAGGCCTTCATTGCCATCGTCGAACAGGGCCGGGCGAACGGTTCGCGTCCTGCTGGGAGAGTGCTGACATGA
- a CDS encoding ABC transporter permease, giving the protein MNTAGFTRRFMALLRKEVRQMLRDRSNMAVGLLLPAALILLFGYGLSFDVKNAPVAVVLEDTSPVARDVVDGLQGTSYLTPVWTTSMVDAEARLRAGDVDAIVRIPVDFPSRLAAGDARIQLVLNGANSSTAQTVEGYVSGAIGTWAQRQVERAGNKPFAMGGVEVVQRMWFNEAGISTWYLVPGLIVLVMTLIGAFLTSLLIAREWERGTLEALFVTPVRPMELVLAKLVPYLVIGAIDLVLCLLAARFLFHVPIRGSLSIIYLISMLYLTVSLLLGLFISGVTRNQFQASQIALVASFMPALMLSGFVFDLRNVPMAIRVVSHVLPATHFMGLIKTLFLAGNDWSAILRSTIILSAYAVVLAWATQRTLRKRLD; this is encoded by the coding sequence ATGAACACCGCCGGTTTCACCAGGCGCTTCATGGCGTTGCTGCGCAAGGAAGTGCGGCAGATGCTGCGCGACCGGAGCAACATGGCCGTCGGACTGCTGCTGCCGGCAGCGCTGATTCTGCTCTTCGGGTACGGTCTGTCCTTCGACGTGAAGAACGCACCTGTTGCGGTGGTGCTCGAAGACACGTCTCCCGTGGCGCGTGACGTGGTGGATGGGCTCCAGGGCACCAGTTACCTGACGCCGGTGTGGACGACCAGCATGGTCGACGCCGAGGCGCGCCTGCGCGCCGGTGACGTCGACGCCATCGTGCGCATTCCGGTGGATTTTCCGAGTCGTCTCGCGGCCGGAGACGCCCGCATCCAGCTCGTGCTCAACGGCGCCAACTCCAGCACCGCGCAGACGGTGGAAGGATATGTCAGCGGCGCGATCGGCACCTGGGCGCAGCGACAGGTCGAGCGGGCAGGCAACAAGCCGTTCGCCATGGGCGGCGTCGAGGTGGTGCAGCGCATGTGGTTCAACGAGGCCGGCATCAGTACGTGGTATCTGGTGCCCGGATTGATCGTGCTGGTGATGACGCTGATCGGCGCGTTCCTCACCTCGCTGCTGATCGCGCGGGAATGGGAACGTGGTACCCTCGAGGCGTTGTTCGTGACACCGGTCCGGCCGATGGAACTCGTGCTGGCCAAACTCGTGCCGTACCTCGTGATCGGCGCCATCGATCTCGTCCTGTGCCTCCTGGCGGCGAGGTTTCTCTTTCACGTGCCCATTCGCGGGTCGCTGTCGATCATCTATCTGATCTCGATGCTGTACCTCACGGTTTCACTGCTGCTGGGACTGTTCATTTCCGGTGTCACACGCAACCAGTTCCAGGCCAGTCAGATCGCGCTGGTGGCCAGCTTCATGCCGGCGTTGATGCTGTCCGGGTTCGTGTTCGATCTGCGCAACGTGCCGATGGCCATCCGGGTCGTGAGTCATGTGCTGCCCGCCACCCATTTCATGGGTCTGATCAAGACCCTGTTCCTGGCCGGCAACGATTGGTCGGCGATTCTGCGCAGCACCATCATTCTCTCGGCGTATGCGGTGGTGCTGGCCTGGGCGACGCAGCGAACGTTGCGCAAGAGACTCGACTGA